The DNA segment ACCTACTTAAATCATCTCGCTTCTATTACTTATCAAAAGATATATAAAACCAAAAGAGAAGAAACTAATAGGATAGTTTATTTTTTTAAAACCGAAGCTCCGCTTATTGTTTATCAAAACAGGCGATATGTACTGTATGCTTTTATACTTTTCTTTTTGTTTGTAGGTATTGGGGCAATCTCTGCTGCTAACGATGGCTCTTTTGTACGCCTTATTATGGGCGATTATTATGTAAACATGACACTAGAGAATATAGAAAACGGTAACCCTGTGGCTGTATATAAAAGTGGGAGTAACTGGGGTAGCGCCTTTGTCATTACACTAAATAATCTTAAAGTAGGTCTTCTTTCTTTTGCATCAGGCATATTTGCAGGGTTTGGTACTGGCTTTGTATTATTAAAAAACTGTATTATGCTGGGGTCTTTTCAATACTTTTTTTATGAACAAGGTGTCTTTTGGGAAAGTGTAAGAGGAATATGGATACACGGTGCTATGGAAATTTTTGCCATAGTTATAGAAGCTGCTGCAGGTTTTGTACTAGGTGCATCAATACTGTTCCCAAAAACATATTCGCGAGTGGCTTCGCTTAAAATAGGTTTTAAAAACGGACTAAAAATAGTACTTAGCACTATGCCATTCACCTTTGCGGCTGGTATGCTAGAAGGCTTTGTTACCCGCTACTCTCCAGATATGCCTCGTATACTTAATATTTTTATTATCCTGTTTACTTTATCGCTTATATCTTGGTATTTCTTGATATACCCATTTGTTGTAAACAAAAAAATTAATAAAGCGAATGTTTCAACTTTATAAAAAAAGAAACTTTAACGACCTTATCAACGATACCTTTATCTTTTTTAGACTAATGGGTAAAAATTTTTTTGGTAACTATATTAAAATTGTAGGAGGTTTTTTATTAGTCTTGCTTTTACTTGTATATCTAGTAGGAAATGTTTTTTTTGAGAATATGTTTGGGGGTATGCAAAACTACGAACAGCAACAAATGCTCTCCAAGTATTTTGATGATAATGTGGTTTACTTTATTATTGCAGGTGGTTTTTGTGCTTTACTAATACTTTTTATATCGGCAATTACTTATGCTTTTCCTATAGTTTATTTAAAACTAATGGAAAATAATAATAATAATAATAACGCTCCAAAAACAACTGACATTATAAAAGGGTTGAAAAAAAGTATAGGTAAGCTTATTGTTTTTTTACTATTATCAACCATAACTTTTTTACCTATAGGCTTATTATTAGGAAGTTTATGTGTATTACTAATGGTAATATTAATAGGTTTCCCTATAGCAATTGTAATATTTGCAGCACTTAGTTGTTGGATATCATTATCACTTTACGATTATCTTAATAATGATAATGGCTATTTTACAGCTATGAAAAATGGAATCAATATTATGTTTTCAAAATTTTGGGTGCATATCGGTACTACAGCTATTTTTTATATTATAGCCTATGTTATACAAGGGGCTATATTTTTATTATTCTATACAATAGGCGGAGCCATAACCATGATGAATATAGAACCTGGTAATAATCAAGATACATTTTCGACATTAGGCATATTAATGTTACTTAGCCTTATAATATCTACCTTAGTTGCTTACTTTCTAAATAATTTAATCATGATAAGCCAAGGCGTTATTTATTATAGCGGTAGAGAGGCAAACGAAAATAATTCGCTACAAGCAGATATCGATTTAATAGGAACAGACTTTGAATAAAATAGCCATATATCTGCTACTCTTAGCAACGCCTATACTCTATGCCAACCCTGTAGTACAAACTACCGTAGGCACGGAAGTAATAGCTGTTACACCTGTGACAGACACAACATTTGTATATGCACAACGCGAATTTAAAGAGAACTTTAGAGATAATTATACCGACGACGATTTTCAATATGAAACCAAAACACAGGCAAAAAATGCTTGGGATCGTTTTTGGGAAGCAGTCTGGAACTTTTTACGAGATCTTTTCGGAGGAGGAAACAAGTCAGAAGGCTCTGGAATAGGGTCATTTTTAACTTATTTAGTAGCTGGTGCAGTAGTTATATTTGCTGTATATATGATAGTGCGTGCTATATTAGACAAGGAAAGTGTATGGATATTTGGAAAATCACGTAAAAAAATTGCTATACAGGATATTGACGGAGAAGACATACACCAAATGGATTTCCCCATACTAATAGAAGAAACTGTACAACAAGGCAATTATAGGCTTGCGATACGCTACTATTATTTATGGTTGCTTAAAGAGCTCTCTGAGCGCGAAATTATACAATGGCATTATGATAAAACCAACTCTGACTACGCCTACGAAATAAAGAAAGAAAGCCTTAAAAAACAGTTTGAATACCTCTCTTATGTTTATGATTATAGTTGGTATGGCGAATTTCCAATAAACGAAAGTGCTTTTACAAAAGTACGAATGGCTTTTCGTGAAACCTTAAATACGCTATAGTAATGAACAAACAACTCACCCTATATATCGTATTACTTGTTGTCTTAATAGGAGCAATAATAGCTATTGATGCTGCTAAACCAAAACCTATAGACTGGACTCCTAGTTATAAAATAAAAGACAAAAAACCTTTAGGACTTTATGTGTTTGATAAAGAAATAGACGCATTATTTGAAGGGCAGGAAGTAGAAAAATTCAACATAACGCCCTATGAATTTCTTGACACAAATTATGATTATGACGTTAAAGATTATACTGCAAAAGGTACATTTATAAACATTAGCGAAAAGAATGAAATTGACGAAGAATCGATAGCAGAGCTAATGTACTATGCCGAGTATGGAAATACGGTTTTCATGAGTATGAAATCGTTTCCGCAAGTGTTACTAGATACACTAAAAGTAACGACTGAAACAAGCTATTACTTTAAAGATTCACTTAGCGTATATATCGCTAAATCAACTTCAAAACCTACAAAATACTATTTTGACGAAGGAGTTGGTTTCACCCACTTCTCTAGTATCGACACACTTACTACAACCGTTTTAGGTTATCAAGAATACTTTGATAAAAAACAAGCTAACTATATACGCGTTCCCTATGGCAACGGTAGTTTCTTACTGCATACACAACCTGCAACATTTAGTAATTTTTACTTGCTTAAAGATAATTATTATGAGTATACCCAAAGTGTACTATCTTATATACCAGAGGATAACATTTACTGGAATACTGGCTATAATGAGCGTCTTTCAGGATCATCATTACGATACTTGCTAAGTCAGCCTGGGTTTAAATCGGCATATTATATAGGGTTAATAGCCATATTAATTTTTATGATATTTAATGCCAAACGAAAACAGCGTATTGTACCAGAAATACCCCCCGTTAGAAATACCACAGTAGATTTTGCAAAAACGATAGGTAACCTCTATTATCAAGAAGGTAACCATCATACTATAATCGAAAAGAAAATTATTTATTTTCTAGAAAAAATGCGGACAGATTATCTTATAGAAACCCACACTCTGGACGAGGCATTTATCGAAAAAACGCACCTAAAAACAGGCAAACCCGTTGAGGATATTGAAAAAGCAGTACATTTAATCAAAAAATATAGGCATCAGTTTGAAAGCACTGAAGCAGAAGTAATAGCCATAAATAAAGCAATCGAAAAACTACGATTATGACAGAATTTGAAAACAATAATTCGGAAAACACTAACCCAGAAGGGCAAAATACGGAGCATATAAATATAGATTCAACTAGTCCCGTAACTAACGAACAGGAAAGTGATAACCTCAACTTTCAGTCACGGTTAGATCTCGAAGCATTGCAAAATAGTATTGTGGCAATAAAACAAGAGATAAACTCGGTAATTGTAGGACAACATAAAATGATCGATCAGCTTTTAGTAGCAATACTTGCCAATGGGCATGTATTACTAGAAGGTGTACCGGGTGTGGCAAAAACCATTACTGCGAAGTTACTTTCTAAAACATTATCGCTCGATTTTAGCAGAATACAATTTACACCAGATCTTATGCCTTCGGATATCTTAGGTACATCGGTATTTGATATGTCTAAATCTACTTTCGATTTTAAAAAAGGACCTATATTCTCTAATTTTATATTAATTGATGAGATTAACCGTGCTCCTGCCAAAACACAAGCTGCATTGTTTGAGGTAATGGAGGAACGCCAAATAACCGTAGAAGGTGCAACCTATCAAATGGAAGCTCCTTTTTTAACCATTGCCACACAAAACCCTATAGAACAAGAAGGTACATACCGACTACCCGAAGCACAACTTGATCGTTTTTTATTCAAAATTACTATCGATTATCCTAACCTTGAAGAGGAAGTAGCTATACTACAAAGAGAGAATGTACTACAAGACAAAAACAAACTTCAAGATATAAAAGCTATATTTTCGCAACAAGATATAATTAAATATCAAGCATTAGTAAAACAAATTGTTATAGAGCCTCAGCTACTTGAGTATATCGCTAAGATTGTAACTAACACGCGCGAAAATGTATTTTTATATTTAGGCGCATCACCTCGTGCTTCTATCGCGATACTAAATGCAGCAAAAGGTTATGCAGCATTAAGAGGTAGAGACTTTGTAACCCCAGAGGATATTAAAGACGCTGCCATACCTGTATTACAACACCGTGTAGTGGTAGCGCCAGAACGTGAAATGGAAGGAGTTGCAAGCCCAGAAATAATAAAGCAAATAATTGATACTGTAGAAATACCTCGTTAATGAAGTTTTTTAAGAGCATATATCTCAACAATTTCTTTTTCTATGTGGTTTCGGGCATTATAGCAGGATTTATTATGGCTTATTTTTTTCCTGTGCTATATAACGCAATGTGGCTATTAGTATATATATATTTAGCCTTTGTGTTTATAGATATATTGCTACTTTTTGTTAGTAACCAAAAATTAAAAGCATCAAGAGAAACGGTCGAAAAATTTTCTAACGGCGACAATAATAGCGTTACAATAAAAATAGAAAACAGCTATTCTTTTGCAATTAATGTAAAGGTTATAGATGAAATACCTATACAATTTCAAATACGTGACTTTAATATAAAGCGAAAAATAAAAGCAAATAGTAACGACAATTTTCAGTACACCTTGCGTCCTTTAGAGCGTGGTGAGTATTACTTTGGTAGGCTCAATATATATGTTGCCTCTCCCCTGCACTTAGTTTCTCGTAGGTTTATTTCTGGCGAAGGGGAAATGGTACCTACCTACCCATCCTACATACAGCTACGCAAGTATGACCTTATTGCTTTTTCTAACCAATTATTTCAGTATGGACTGAAAAAAATAAGGAAATTGGGGCATACTATGGAGTTTGAACAAATTAAAGAATATGTATCGGGCGATGACATACGTACCATAAACTGGAAGGCTACCGCCAAGAAAAACCAATTGATGGTAAACCAGTTTCAGGATGAGAAATCGCAAAGCGTATATATGGCTATAGATAAAGGTAGGGTTATGAAAATGCCGTTTGAAGGACTTAGCTTACTAGATTATGCTATAAACGCTACTTTAGTACTTAGTAATGTTATCTTAAAAAAACAGGACAAAGCAGGAATGTTTGCTTTTTCTAAAAAGATAGAGAACCGTGTGGCTGCCGAAAGGCGTACTTCGCAAATGCAGCGAATACTGGAAAACCTATACAATATTAAAACTGACTTTTTTGAGAGCGATTATAGCAGGCTGTATGCTGATATTAAGAAGAATATCACGCAACGAAGCTTAATATTACTATATACCAATTTTGAAACATTAGACGGACTTAACAGACAATTACCATACCTGAAAGGAATAGCCAAAAGTCACTTACTGGTAGTCGTGTTTTTTGAAAACACAGAACTTGAGGAACTTATCAATAAAAAAGCTGATAATATACAAGAAGTATATGACCAAGTGATTGCAGAAAAATTTGCCTTTGAAAAAAGACTTATCGTAAATGAGCTAAAAAAATATGGCATATATTCGGTATTAACCAAGCCCGAGAACCTGACTATAGACAGTATTAACAAATATCTCGAAATTAAAGCAAGAGGAATACTCTAAATTTATATTAATCATGAATAAGTATGGCGCAACGCAATACGGCATATATAGATAAATTAAATATAGGACTAATGTTTGTAGCATTACTCCCCGCTATTTTACTGCCGTTTGAGCTTTTTCTTTTTGTATATGCCATACTAGGTCCTTTACACTACCTCACAGAGATAAACTGGTTGCATAAAAAGCAATACTTTACCAGTCATAAATATGATTATCTAGGTATCATTGTCTTTATATTGGCAGTAGGCTTACTTGTATTCTTTCACTCAAAATACAAGTTTATTATACCTATTTTAATATTTATCACTTTTGGAGCTTCTTTATCGATGGTACTATTTAAAAGTATAGGCAAAAAGCTTATCACAGTAATTAGCTGTGTTATTTTAGGCGGAGTGCTTTTCTATTTCTTTCGCGAACATTTCAGGATAATCTTTTCTATATTACTCCCCACTATAGTACATGTATTTATATTTACGGGAATGTTTATCTTGGTAGGTGCATTACGCTCTAATAGTAGTGTAGCTTTATTATCACTCATTACATTTATTGCCTGCTCAGTAGTAACCTTTCTAATCCCCCCTACTTTCAGTTTCTCCAGCATCTCAGAATATATTTATGGTAATTATTCAAGCTTCCGAAACATTAATAGAATACTCATGCGGTTCTTTAGCTTTATTCATGTAGATGATATCCGTACTAGCTACACCAATACTTCTTATATAAAAGAGGGTGATTTAACATTGTTTTTTTCTGATAATGGTGTTAGAGTTATGCGATTTATTGCTTTTGCTTACACATATCATTACCTCAATTGGTTTTCTAAGACCTCAATTATACAGTGGCACAATACAAAAAAAAGAAACCTAATTTTTATTATTGCAATCTGGATAATTTCTGTTTTACTGTACCTTTACAACTATAAAACGGGGTTAAAATGGCTTTACATATTAAGTCTTGGTCATGTATTACTCGAATTCCCTTTAAACTTTAGGAGCTTTATAGAAGTAAAGAAACAAGTATCTTTAAAAATATTTAATTACAAACAATCGTAAGAATAACTAATTTGAAACAAATTACCAGTATACAAAATCCTTATATAAAACAACTTGTACAACTACAAGATAAAGCAAAAGCCCGCAAACAATCGGGTACTTTTTTAATAGAAGGGCAACGCGAAATTATGCTTGCCACAAAAGGTGGCTATGAAATAGAAACAGTACTATTTGTACCAGAGTTGCTAAGTGAGGTAGAAGTAAGACAACTAGCAGGACGAACAGCAGAGTATATTGAAATATCGAAAGAAATATATCAAAAACTAGCCTACCGTGATACTACCGAAGGCGTTATTGCTGTTGCAAAATCAAAGGAGCTTAGTCTTGGCACATTACAATTAGGCAAAAACCCGCTTGTTGTAGTAGCCGAAGCTCCCGAAAAACCTGGTAATATAGGCGCATTACTACGTACTGCCGATGCTGCGGGTGTAGATGCCGTTATTATAGCCAACCCAAAAGGCGATTTATACAACCCTAATATAATACGCTCTAGCGTAGGGTGTTTATTTACTAACAATATTGCTACAGGCGCTACAGAAGAAGTTATTGACTACCTTAAAAGCAATGCTATAAATATTTACTGTGCTACATTGCAAAACTCAACATCTTACCATGTTCAGGATTATACTCTACCTACTGCACTAGTAGTAGGTACAGAGGCAACAGGGCTAACACAAGAGTGGCGCGATGCGGCAAAGCAAAACATTATTATACCTATGCATGGCGAAATCGACTCAATGAATGTATCAGTAGCTGCGGCTATACTTATTTTTGAAGCAAAACGACAAAGAGGTTTTAATCTGTAAAAAGTATTAAATAGTACAGCAGTATGCAATCTAAATTATTCTTCTTTTTTCTTATCCTTTTAACACTATCAGCATACTCCCAAAAAAATGAGGGTATTAATTGGGTTGAAGCGAGTATAAACGAAAAAATAAAACTCGCAATAACTATTACTGAATTTGAAAATAGATACAAAAAAGCCGATAGTATAATAGATGTCATTGTAGATACCTGCCCTGACTTAAATACTGTAGCTACTCAATATTATTACTATAAAGGAATATGTTTCGAAAAAAAGAATGAGATGCTCAAGTTCAGAAGCATCGATTTTTCGGTGCGAAAGCGAATGTATTTTGCTATAGATGATGACTGGTTTGACCATAGCACTACCGTTAATAGCTTTGAACGCTCTTTCCCTGAGCAATCACAATACATAGAAGATTATTATGACGAAGAACGCGGTATAGAATTTGAAAGAATAATTATTTTCCCTCGAGATTTAGCCGAACAATATGAATGGGATTTTTATTTTAAAGATAATAAACTGCATTCCATTATTTTTACCTGCGATTAATGACTAAATCAAAAACATATTACAATCCTGTAAATGGTGAATATACTAAGATACTAGAAAGTTCGGCAACAACAGGAGGTAACTATTCATTACTAGAAGTATGCCTAAAACCTGGTGGCGGCAACCCTATGCATTATCATACTCGGTTTACAGAAGAGTTTATAGCAGTACAAGGTACACTAAGCTTAGGGTACAATAAAGAGATATTACATTTACAATCAGGAGAGTCAAAACTAGTACCCATAGGTGCAGTACATCGGTTTTTTAATGCTTCAAGTGAAGATATCATTTTTCGTATCATACTACGAAATGGGCAAGAAGATTTTGAAAATTTTATAAAAGTTCTCTTTGGGCTTGTTCAGGATAGGCGAACCACAAAAGGACAAATCCCTAAAAATATTTTTCATGCTGCTTTATTACTAAAATGGGGCGATACTCATTTAAAAAATCCATTTTTTTATTTACTCACTCCATTTTCCAACGGTATATATCAACTGGCAATAAGGCGAGGTATTGACAAAAAGTTACTCAAACAATATGGCTGATTTATAGTAGTGATATAACCCTCATATAGTCTATAATTAGGTAATACAACAATAAATCAATAAATTTGCATTTTTCAATATAATTATGAAATCTAAAGATATAGAGCGCATTTCTAAAGCATTAAGCGACCCTAATCGCTTAAAAATATTACAAGAAGTAAAACGCAACAACTGGATGCAGTGTGCTGATATTTGCGAGATTATAAATCTTGCACAACCTTCTATTTCCCATCACATAAAACAATTAACGGATGCAGAGCTACTTCTCTCTGAAAAAGAAGGTCGCTGTATAAAATATACTATAAACGAAGAGGTAATTACCGAATATATTGATTTTTTGAAGTCACTGAAAAGTTAAAAATATATTTAAATATATAAATACATTAATTTATTTTATTGTAATATTGTACTGTAATTATATACAATAATTACATTTAAAAATATTTATAAATTTAAATATATCAATAATGAATTTAAAATTAGACGGAAAAGTAGCTGTTGTAACAGGGGCTTCAAAAGGAATTGGTAGCGCAATTGCCAAAAGTCTTGCAGCAGCAGGAGCAGCTGTAGCTGTAAACTATGCTAACAGTAAAGAAGGTGCTAACATAGTTGTCAATCAAATTATTGCCGATGGTGGTAAAGCATTTGCCGTTCAGGGTGATGTATCTAATCAAGAAGATGTAATCCGTATTTTTGAAGAAACTAAAAAAGCATTGGGCGGGGTGGACATATTAGTAAATAATGCAGGTGTTTATAAGTTTTTAGCTCTTGAAGAAATTACATCAGAAGAACTATATACTCAGTTTAACATCAATGTACTTGGATCATTACTTGCTGCCAAAGAAGCTGTAAAACATTTCCCTGAAAGCGGTGGAAACATCATCAATATCAGCTCTGTAGTAAGTACAGCTCCAACTGCAAACTCTAGTATATATTCAGGAACAAAAGGAGCTATAGACACTATTACCAAAGCACTTGCTATAGAACTTGCACCAAAAAACATCCGTGTAAACGCTATTGCCCCAGGGCTAGTACAAACTGAAGGTACAGAAACTGCAGGTATTAAAGGTAGCGAACTTGAAGCAAGTATAATAAGCACTACTCCACTGGCGCGCGCAGGGCAGCCTAATGATATAGCTCGTGTAGCTGTTTTCCTTGCTTCAGAAGATTCTGCATGGGTAACAGGAGAAATAATAACGGCTTCGGGAGGACTATAATTGCAATTTTTTATATCGAAAAAAGCGGATAGGTATATACCTGTCCGCTTTTTTATTTTATCATAATAATAACGGCTAGTGTTATTGTTAATCATAAATCTTTTACATAACTTTAGACTATTGAACCATGAATATGACAACAATAGATCTTGAGCAGGAAAATAAGGCAATAGCCAAAGAATATAAGGAGTTACTCCGCATTAGTTACCAAACACTTAGTGTAGACGACAAAAAGCTAATTCGAAAAGCTTTTGACGTTGCTGTAGATGCGCATAAAGACCAACGCAGGAAATCGGGAGAAGCCTATATCTTCCATCCTATTGCTGTGGCTAAAATTGTAGCTTCAGAAATTGGTCTTGGAGCAACCTCTATAGCTGCCGCCCTACTACATGATGTAGTAGAAGATACAGATATTACTGTTGAAGATATCGAGCAAATGTTTAATCCTAAAATAGCTAAAATTGTAGAAGGGTTAACTAAAATTGCCAAGGTAAAAACAGATAAGGAAATATCGATGCAGGCAGAGAATTTCCGTAAAATGTTGCTTACCCTAAATGATGATGTAAGGGTTATACTCATAAAAATAGCCGACAGGTTGCATAATATGCAAACGATGGAATCTATGGTAGATTATAAGCAAGCCAAGATAGCATCAGAAACATTATATATTTATGCACCTCTAGCACACCGATTGGGGCTTTATAACATAAA comes from the Flavobacterium arcticum genome and includes:
- a CDS encoding AAA family ATPase — translated: MTEFENNNSENTNPEGQNTEHINIDSTSPVTNEQESDNLNFQSRLDLEALQNSIVAIKQEINSVIVGQHKMIDQLLVAILANGHVLLEGVPGVAKTITAKLLSKTLSLDFSRIQFTPDLMPSDILGTSVFDMSKSTFDFKKGPIFSNFILIDEINRAPAKTQAALFEVMEERQITVEGATYQMEAPFLTIATQNPIEQEGTYRLPEAQLDRFLFKITIDYPNLEEEVAILQRENVLQDKNKLQDIKAIFSQQDIIKYQALVKQIVIEPQLLEYIAKIVTNTRENVFLYLGASPRASIAILNAAKGYAALRGRDFVTPEDIKDAAIPVLQHRVVVAPEREMEGVASPEIIKQIIDTVEIPR
- a CDS encoding DUF4350 domain-containing protein, with amino-acid sequence MNKQLTLYIVLLVVLIGAIIAIDAAKPKPIDWTPSYKIKDKKPLGLYVFDKEIDALFEGQEVEKFNITPYEFLDTNYDYDVKDYTAKGTFINISEKNEIDEESIAELMYYAEYGNTVFMSMKSFPQVLLDTLKVTTETSYYFKDSLSVYIAKSTSKPTKYYFDEGVGFTHFSSIDTLTTTVLGYQEYFDKKQANYIRVPYGNGSFLLHTQPATFSNFYLLKDNYYEYTQSVLSYIPEDNIYWNTGYNERLSGSSLRYLLSQPGFKSAYYIGLIAILIFMIFNAKRKQRIVPEIPPVRNTTVDFAKTIGNLYYQEGNHHTIIEKKIIYFLEKMRTDYLIETHTLDEAFIEKTHLKTGKPVEDIEKAVHLIKKYRHQFESTEAEVIAINKAIEKLRL
- a CDS encoding TrmH family RNA methyltransferase, which translates into the protein MKQITSIQNPYIKQLVQLQDKAKARKQSGTFLIEGQREIMLATKGGYEIETVLFVPELLSEVEVRQLAGRTAEYIEISKEIYQKLAYRDTTEGVIAVAKSKELSLGTLQLGKNPLVVVAEAPEKPGNIGALLRTADAAGVDAVIIANPKGDLYNPNIIRSSVGCLFTNNIATGATEEVIDYLKSNAINIYCATLQNSTSYHVQDYTLPTALVVGTEATGLTQEWRDAAKQNIIIPMHGEIDSMNVSVAAAILIFEAKRQRGFNL
- a CDS encoding stage II sporulation protein M, with product MREVAFIKQNKEKWLEFEQAIFGKSKKNPDELANLYIHLVNDLSYAQSYYPKSKTVTYLNHLASITYQKIYKTKREETNRIVYFFKTEAPLIVYQNRRYVLYAFILFFLFVGIGAISAANDGSFVRLIMGDYYVNMTLENIENGNPVAVYKSGSNWGSAFVITLNNLKVGLLSFASGIFAGFGTGFVLLKNCIMLGSFQYFFYEQGVFWESVRGIWIHGAMEIFAIVIEAAAGFVLGASILFPKTYSRVASLKIGFKNGLKIVLSTMPFTFAAGMLEGFVTRYSPDMPRILNIFIILFTLSLISWYFLIYPFVVNKKINKANVSTL
- a CDS encoding cupin domain-containing protein, whose product is MTKSKTYYNPVNGEYTKILESSATTGGNYSLLEVCLKPGGGNPMHYHTRFTEEFIAVQGTLSLGYNKEILHLQSGESKLVPIGAVHRFFNASSEDIIFRIILRNGQEDFENFIKVLFGLVQDRRTTKGQIPKNIFHAALLLKWGDTHLKNPFFYLLTPFSNGIYQLAIRRGIDKKLLKQYG
- a CDS encoding ArsR/SmtB family transcription factor, coding for MKSKDIERISKALSDPNRLKILQEVKRNNWMQCADICEIINLAQPSISHHIKQLTDAELLLSEKEGRCIKYTINEEVITEYIDFLKSLKS
- a CDS encoding SDR family NAD(P)-dependent oxidoreductase — its product is MNLKLDGKVAVVTGASKGIGSAIAKSLAAAGAAVAVNYANSKEGANIVVNQIIADGGKAFAVQGDVSNQEDVIRIFEETKKALGGVDILVNNAGVYKFLALEEITSEELYTQFNINVLGSLLAAKEAVKHFPESGGNIINISSVVSTAPTANSSIYSGTKGAIDTITKALAIELAPKNIRVNAIAPGLVQTEGTETAGIKGSELEASIISTTPLARAGQPNDIARVAVFLASEDSAWVTGEIITASGGL
- a CDS encoding DUF58 domain-containing protein; protein product: MKFFKSIYLNNFFFYVVSGIIAGFIMAYFFPVLYNAMWLLVYIYLAFVFIDILLLFVSNQKLKASRETVEKFSNGDNNSVTIKIENSYSFAINVKVIDEIPIQFQIRDFNIKRKIKANSNDNFQYTLRPLERGEYYFGRLNIYVASPLHLVSRRFISGEGEMVPTYPSYIQLRKYDLIAFSNQLFQYGLKKIRKLGHTMEFEQIKEYVSGDDIRTINWKATAKKNQLMVNQFQDEKSQSVYMAIDKGRVMKMPFEGLSLLDYAINATLVLSNVILKKQDKAGMFAFSKKIENRVAAERRTSQMQRILENLYNIKTDFFESDYSRLYADIKKNITQRSLILLYTNFETLDGLNRQLPYLKGIAKSHLLVVVFFENTELEELINKKADNIQEVYDQVIAEKFAFEKRLIVNELKKYGIYSVLTKPENLTIDSINKYLEIKARGIL
- a CDS encoding DUF4129 domain-containing protein, producing MNKIAIYLLLLATPILYANPVVQTTVGTEVIAVTPVTDTTFVYAQREFKENFRDNYTDDDFQYETKTQAKNAWDRFWEAVWNFLRDLFGGGNKSEGSGIGSFLTYLVAGAVVIFAVYMIVRAILDKESVWIFGKSRKKIAIQDIDGEDIHQMDFPILIEETVQQGNYRLAIRYYYLWLLKELSEREIIQWHYDKTNSDYAYEIKKESLKKQFEYLSYVYDYSWYGEFPINESAFTKVRMAFRETLNTL